AGGCTTTTCCTCAAAATCCGTGAGGAACGTGGTCTCAGTTATCAGGTTGGTTCTTTTTATCTTCCACTTCTTGGTCCATCTTTCCTTTGCGCTTTCTGTAGTTTCCCCTTTGTCTATTTCGACGCCGTGATTTCCCTCTTGCGAGAAGAATTCCGTAGTCTTATCAACATAGAAGAAGAGGAGTTTGGAGAAGCGAAAAATTATACTTGGGGAACCTTTTTACACCATTTCGAGACGGTTTCCTCTCTTTCGTCCCTCCTTTCTTTTTGCGAAACGGTGGGATTGGGATACGACTTTCCGCTCCGTTACGACGAAGTTTTACGAAATTTTACTCTGGAAAAGGCCAGAACCGTTTATCGCCGTTTTATGGACCAAAAAGAATCCATGGGGGCTATTGTCCCTGTGAGCCACTGAGGAAAATATTTTTTATTTTTCGTTCTTCAGGATGCTTGACTTTGTCAAGGATTCCTATATAATTCTTTTTGAAATTGACATGTGAAGAAAGGGAGTACCCCACTAGCACCTCCTTTAAATTAATAGAAGTCTTTCCCCTCCTTGCACCTAAGGGAGGCCAGAAGAATTTGGCCTCCCTTAGGTGTTTTTTTAGGGCTGTTCTCTTGTAACTCTTAGAGCGTTCCTGTTATAATCTCTTCCGTCGGGGCGTAGCGCAGCCTGGTTAGCGCACCTGCCTTGGGAGCAGGGGGTCGGCCGTTCAAGTCGGCTCGCCCCGACCAGTATTTTGAGGGGCTTGAGTCATTGTAGTCCTTGGATAAAGGGTCATAGTGAGAGCAAGTTGCCAGATGGTTTTTGGAAAACAACTCTGTTCCCGGTTGCGAAAAGTGTGGGTTTTCCACCATGGCATTCGTTCTTTTTCGTTTTTGATTGGTAGAACCATGTTTCTCTCTATTGACTTTGGTAAAGGTTGATGTCGACTTATCTGGTTGTTTTTCACAAGGGTTCTTGTTTGGAAACCGTTGTAGGCCAGGACGGTTTACTGGGACACTCGTAAAACTGGTGTTTTGGTTTTGGGGTTATTTGACAGGCACCAAAGGCAGATAGTGAATATCCTGAAAAATGCTTGTGGAAGCGCGATCGTGGGCAGTGTTTCAGTGCTATGTATCTGTAATATTTCACGACCGGTAAAGACCATCGCATTGAGGACCTGGTGCTGGCAATTTTCAGCGCGCAAAATTGAATATGGGTCATGGTTTTTGGAATTTCTGGGCATTTCATGCGCCGGGGTGAGCTCTCACCTTTTGTGCTCAAACTCTTGAAGTAGTGTTTGAGGGGAACGGTGAAGTTCCCCGCAAAAAGAACCGGAACAGTGCGAATCTTTCCCAGTATGAATTTTGTCAATGCGATGGGAGAGAATGATGTCTGCCTGATATCGTCTTCCGAATTAAGGTCTACGATGTTGAGGGCATCTTCCTTTGGCGAAGGGGTATTCACCAGGCCTGCGTTGAGCTGGAGCGGATTTTGCCGGAGCGTTATAGAGTGCATCTCATGGAGCGGACCTCCTTGCCGGATTTTCTATTTTGGGAGAGCTTAAAAGGGAACCCAGACCGTTTCTGTTCTCAGAATTTGAGCAAATTGCCCGGTAAGGTCTCGAATTTTTGCTGAGTGTAGACTAACAGATCGACCGGAACGGGAAGTTCAGTAGTGTCAAAATCCCGGGTGCGCTCCATAAAAGGCTTTGATGAAGATTGAGCTATGATAACGAGGTCTAAGTCGCTTCCCACACCTTGAAGTCCGCGGGCGTACGAGCCAAAGTATCCGATTCGAAGAATGAATGGGTATCTTTTTCAGATTCTTTGCCCACTTTTTGAGAGCGTATTCAACCTCGCTTTTGCTCGGCCGTCTGAAAGCGGACGAATTTGAGAATCTCACTGGCATAGGCAATGGTCTCCTTGGTCTGGAGGGTTCCGAAATGCTCGAAAGGAGCTCCTTCGGGAAAACCGTTGGGATATCGAGGAAGGATAGAGTACCCATCAAGAACTTTTCCCTTTTCAACGAGGAGTTCTGGAACTGGCAGGGGAAGTTGTCCTAGGCTTCTTCTCCAAGGAAAAGATGTAGGACCTTTGCCGCCTTTTCAGCACACTGATGGGTGGCAAAACAAGCCCACTCGTAGTCGTTGTGCTTGAAAGATAGGTGGGTGTGTTCTAAGTCTTTTTCAGCCTGTTTGAACCAATCAAAATACCGTGTTGTCATTCCTTTGTGCCCTTTATTGTTGGAGCTCTGAGGTGCAGTTTGGGCAACGGAGGGCTTTGATGGGGATGAGGGTAAAACAGAATGGGCATTCCTTAGTATTTGGTTGCTCCCGGGGAAGCTCTTTTGCTCGTTGAAGCTGATTGATAGTCTTTACCAGAATAAAGAGGGCCGCAGCAATGATGAGAAACGTCACCACGCTGTTAATAAAAAGTCCGTAGTTAAGAGTGACGGCACCGGCTTCCTGAGCAGAAGTCACAGTGTGATAGGGACCAGGTTTATCACCCTCTTTAAGAACCACAAAGAGATTCGAAAAATCAACTTTTCCCAGAGCCAGTCCTATGGGGGGCATGATGATATCTGAAACGAGAGACTTCACGATGGTGCTGAAAGCACCACCGATGATGAACCCAACGGCGAGGTCAATCACATTACCCCGGCTGATAAAATCTCGAAATTCCTTTACAATTTTCCCCATAGTTTTTTCTCCTTCATGAGATATTATGTGTTATATATAGTATCATAGATTGCTAAAAGGGGTATGAGTATGCTTCATCCCGTCATTTTCACCATTGGACCGCTGGAAGTACGATTCTACGGAGTTTGTATGGCTGTATCCATTATTTTGGGAGGTATGTACCTCTTGCGCCAGGGGAAAAGAAGAGGTTTTGCAGAGGAACGATTGTTGACCATGGTTTTCCTGGTGGTCATTTTTGGTCTTTTGGGGGCCAGATTACTCTTTGTGGCGGCAAATTTCCCCTCTTGGTTTTGGAATAAACCGCTCCAAATTCTTAAAGTCTATGAAGGGGGACTGGCCTGGCACGGAGGACTTTTGGGCGGGGTTTTAGCTGCTTTCTGGTATCTCCGTTTTCGAGCTCGTTACGATTTTCATGCTGTAGCTGATCTTACCGTTCCGGGGATTGTTCTGGGTTATACCCTGATTCGCCTGGCTAATATCCTTAATGTGGAAAATATTGGACGGATGACCAACTTTTCTTTCGGTCGCTGGCCGGTACAGTGGATTGCTGCACTCTTTAGCGCTCTTCTTCTTATCCGCCACTTTGCTCTGGAAAAAAAAGAACTTCCGGATGGCTATCGTTTCTGGTCATTCGTTTTCTACCATCAGATTTTTCGCGCCACAGTCGAAGAAACCCTTCGGGAAATGCCCCTGGTGGTGGCGGTCTATGAAAACCCTGTTTTGGGGATGGGGTTTTTCACCATGGTGCAGGTTACCACGCTCCCGATTCTTCTTTTGGTGGGGTGGATACTCTGGAAATACCTTCCGAAACGATACCATCTTTAACATGTATTCGGTTTTTCTTGCTTTTGAAGCTCGATGGTGAGTACGGTAACCATGATATCCACAATGAGAGGGTCAAACTGACTACCACG
The Atribacterota bacterium DNA segment above includes these coding regions:
- a CDS encoding prolipoprotein diacylglyceryl transferase; this translates as MLHPVIFTIGPLEVRFYGVCMAVSIILGGMYLLRQGKRRGFAEERLLTMVFLVVIFGLLGARLLFVAANFPSWFWNKPLQILKVYEGGLAWHGGLLGGVLAAFWYLRFRARYDFHAVADLTVPGIVLGYTLIRLANILNVENIGRMTNFSFGRWPVQWIAALFSALLLIRHFALEKKELPDGYRFWSFVFYHQIFRATVEETLREMPLVVAVYENPVLGMGFFTMVQVTTLPILLLVGWILWKYLPKRYHL
- the mscL gene encoding large-conductance mechanosensitive channel protein MscL — translated: MVKEFRDFISRGNVIDLAVGFIIGGAFSTIVKSLVSDIIMPPIGLALGKVDFSNLFVVLKEGDKPGPYHTVTSAQEAGAVTLNYGLFINSVVTFLIIAAALFILVKTINQLQRAKELPREQPNTKECPFCFTLIPIKALRCPNCTSELQQ